In Castor canadensis chromosome 11, mCasCan1.hap1v2, whole genome shotgun sequence, a single genomic region encodes these proteins:
- the Cfap126 gene encoding protein Flattop — MATNYSANQYEKAFSPKYLQNWSPAKPTKERISFHEGYTQIIANDRGHLLPSVPRSKASPWGSFMGTWQMPLKVPPARVTLTSRTAAGAASLTKWIQKNPDLLKASNGLRPEILGKPHNPDSRKALRKESITKTVQQAPSPTIIPRSPASNGNSPDQTQSSHPSAGHTPGPQSPTNSPKSLHGSPCVS, encoded by the exons ATGGCCACTAACTACAGTGCCAACCAG TATGAAAAAGCTTTCTCACCGAAGTATCTGCAGAACTGGTCTCCTGCCAAACCAACAAAAGAG AGAATCTCTTTCCATGAAGGCTACACTCAGATTATCGCCAATGATCGTGGTCATCTGTTGCCTTCTGTGCCCCGTTCCAAG GCAAGTCCTTGGGGTTCCTTCATGGGCACCTGGCAAATGCCTCTGAAGGTACCCCCTGCTCGGGTGACCTTGACCTCCCGTACAGCTGCTGGTGCTGCCTCCCTCACCAAATGGATACAGAAAAATCCTGATTTACTCAAGGCCTCTAATGGACTTCGTCCTGAAATCTTAGGCAAG CCCCATAATCCAGACAGTCGGAAGGCACTCAGGAAGGAGTCTATCACGAAGACTGTACAGCAAGCACCAAGTCCAACCATAATTCCAAGATCCCCAGCTTCCAATGGCAATTCCCCAGATCAAACCCAAAGCTCACACCCCTCTGCAGGTCACACTCCAGGTCCCCAAAGCCCAACCAACTCTCCTAAGAGCCTACATGGAAGCCCATGTGTGTCGTAG